The nucleotide window TATCCATTAATGATTCTATTTCTTCACGTTTTGAATTTATTAGGATTGCTCCGTCATCTTGTAATCCTGATGTTAGATTTACCACATTTGCTAGTGTTTCATCTAGTACTACAACATATTCTGGATTGTAGATTTGGTATCTTCTTCTTATTGGTTCATCACTGATTCTTGTAAATGCAGTTACTGGTGCTCCTCTTCTTTCTACACCAAATGATGGAAATGCCTGAGTATATTTTCCTTCTTCAAATACTGCTTTTGCTAATATTTCAGCTGCAGTTACGGATCCCTGGCCTCCACGTCCATGAAATCTTATTTCTATCATTGAATTTATTCCTCCAACTCATCTCATTGTGAATCATTTTCTTATAATTTTTCCTACTTTTTGAAAAAAAGAGAATTTTTTTTTGTAGTTATTTTTATCCTGTTTATCAATTTTTTTTAGGATTTTAAAAACTTTTTTTTAAATATAATTTTCTTCTTTTTTCCTTTTAGTATTATAAAAAAACGTTTTCTTTTTTATGTTTTAATTTTTTATTATTTTTAGTTAAAAAAAAATCTTATTTTGAAATTTTCTATTTTATACATACTAAAAAAAATAATTAATAATGTTAAATCATTATGTTTTATATTACTTTTTATATTTTCCATTATATTTATAATTGTAGTATAAATTTAATTGACAAACATTAAAATTTAAAAAAAAATAAGAAAAAAAATAAAAAAATAAAATACACTATATAAATAAAACAAAAAAATTAACAGAAAAATACCATTAAAACCTATATAAAAATAAAAAATGTTTAATATAAATATGAAAAAATAGAAGATAATACTAAAAATATTCCTAAAAATAATAAAACCCCGATTTATTAAATAAATAAAAAACAAATATTAAATAACTAAAACAAATTTATAATAATTTAAACCTATAAACAAAAATTAGCATTATATTATTATATTAAAAAGAAATACTCTGGAGGATAGGAGTGATACATACATGAAAATACTAATAATAACAGGACAACTAGCAACTCCATTAATACACAAAAACCTAGAACACTACACAGAACATGAAATATACATAAAAACACTACCAATAAAAATAGCATCATTCATAACACCAAAAATGATCACATACTACCTAAAAGAAAAAAACATGATCACAAACATAAAAGATACAAAGACAATACCACTAGATCAAATAGATATAATCATAACACCAGGACTTATGCAACAAGATGCACAACTAATCACACAATCATTAAACATACCAGCATATAAAGGACCAACCAACGCAGCAGACCTAATACACACACTAAATATAGTAAATAAAATAACACTATCAACCACAAAACCTGCAAATATACTAATACGTGATGAACAATACAAAGAAGCACTAGAAATAATACACAATTCAAATAAAATAAATGAAAAAACCCAAAGTCTACTTAAAAAAGAATCCAACTTCCAAATTAAAAACATACCACTAGGACTTGATTTTCCAATGCGTGTTCTAGGTGAAATTGCAAATGCAGTAGAACTTACAGATGATCAACTACTAAAAAAAGCCCAATACTACATTGAAAGTGGAGCTGACATGATAGATATAGGAATGCATGCAGGAGAAAACAATCCAGATAAAGCATACCATATGATAAAACTAATTAAAGATAATTTTAGCATACCTGTAAGTATAGATACACTAAATCCACATGAAATAAAAAGAGCACTAACAGCAGAATGTGACCTAGTATTAAGTGTTGATCATGGAAACTATGAGGATGTAAAAAAAGATATTAAAGATCATAACATACCAGCTGTAATATTACCAACAAATTATAAACATAACAAAATACCAACCACACCAGATGATAAAATAAAACAACTAAACAAGCTTGATAAACTATGTAGTGGTATTACAACAATAGCAGATCCACTACTTGATCCAATAAATAGTCCATCAATAACTGAGTCAATCATAACATGCTATAAATACCGAGAAATAAATCCACTTAAACCACTATTTTTTGGAGTGGGAAATGTAACAGAACTACTAGATACAGATAGTAACGGGGCAAATGCAGTATTAAGTGGTATTGCAATGGAACTAGGTGTATGTATACTATTTACACCAGAAGCAAGTCTTAAATGTAAAGGAAGTATAAAAGAATTAAAAACAGCATCAAACATGATGTACATAACCAAACTTCATAATAGCATACCAAAAGATCTTGGAATAGACTTAATAAACTATAAAGATCACTACAAAAAAGAAGACATAGACATAAATACAAATAACATACCAGAAATTGAAGCTGTAGCTGATGGAAAATTTATACCAGATACAAAAGGAAGCTTTAAAATCATACTAAAAAATAAGAAAATAAATGCAATACTATACCAACAAAACACCAAAAAAGCTGTAATAACAAGTACAAGTGCACGTGCAATATATGAAGAAATACTAAGACGTAACCTTATAAGTCGAATGGAACATGCAGCATATCTTGGAATGGAACTTGAAAAAGCAGAGATAGCACTAAAACTTGATAAACAATACATACAAGACTTCCCAATATTTAAATAACATAGTTATATAATTACTAAAACACAAAAATAAACAACATATTATAATATAAATTTAATAATAGGAGACATAATACAATTGACAGAAAATGTTTGTACACAATGTGGAAATAAACAT belongs to Methanosphaera cuniculi and includes:
- a CDS encoding dihydropteroate synthase-like protein, producing the protein MKILIITGQLATPLIHKNLEHYTEHEIYIKTLPIKIASFITPKMITYYLKEKNMITNIKDTKTIPLDQIDIIITPGLMQQDAQLITQSLNIPAYKGPTNAADLIHTLNIVNKITLSTTKPANILIRDEQYKEALEIIHNSNKINEKTQSLLKKESNFQIKNIPLGLDFPMRVLGEIANAVELTDDQLLKKAQYYIESGADMIDIGMHAGENNPDKAYHMIKLIKDNFSIPVSIDTLNPHEIKRALTAECDLVLSVDHGNYEDVKKDIKDHNIPAVILPTNYKHNKIPTTPDDKIKQLNKLDKLCSGITTIADPLLDPINSPSITESIITCYKYREINPLKPLFFGVGNVTELLDTDSNGANAVLSGIAMELGVCILFTPEASLKCKGSIKELKTASNMMYITKLHNSIPKDLGIDLINYKDHYKKEDIDINTNNIPEIEAVADGKFIPDTKGSFKIILKNKKINAILYQQNTKKAVITSTSARAIYEEILRRNLISRMEHAAYLGMELEKAEIALKLDKQYIQDFPIFK
- a CDS encoding pyruvate ferredoxin oxidoreductase subunit gamma, with the translated sequence MIEIRFHGRGGQGSVTAAEILAKAVFEEGKYTQAFPSFGVERRGAPVTAFTRISDEPIRRRYQIYNPEYVVVLDETLANVVNLTSGLQDDGAILINSKREEIESLMDTTTYTVDATGIALDILGRDIVNTTMLGFLAAKTNVVSLDSLLKIIKDTFKGKVADKNVKATEFIYEQSIE